From a single Candidatus Saccharibacteria bacterium genomic region:
- a CDS encoding glutaredoxin family protein, giving the protein MANSKAKVTVYSTTWCGYCKMLKTYLKGRSVDFDEVDIEEDRAAGQQIIEATGQMGVPVTNIGGKYIIGFDRPRIDAALQELHLI; this is encoded by the coding sequence ATGGCAAACTCAAAAGCAAAGGTGACAGTATACTCAACTACATGGTGTGGTTATTGCAAAATGCTCAAAACTTACCTCAAGGGCCGCAGTGTTGATTTTGATGAAGTAGATATCGAGGAAGACCGCGCCGCCGGACAACAGATTATTGAAGCTACTGGTCAGATGGGCGTTCCTGTTACGAACATCGGCGGTAAATACATCATTGGCTTTGATCGACCACGCATAGATGCTGCACTACAAGAACTGCATTTAATATAA
- a CDS encoding AtpZ/AtpI family protein produces the protein MGKKLIGKRKLALGNDPALAYLPEFDARNELISNIAGIGWRMALMIIVPVIAGIKLDEKLNSKPSYTLAAFFIAIFGCGYLINRTYKQINADMASRFKSKKKIKPTPQKGLDD, from the coding sequence ATGGGTAAAAAGCTTATTGGTAAGCGCAAATTAGCATTGGGCAATGACCCTGCTTTAGCGTATCTGCCAGAGTTTGACGCTCGAAATGAACTAATTTCAAACATTGCTGGTATCGGCTGGCGCATGGCCTTGATGATTATTGTTCCTGTAATTGCGGGCATTAAGCTCGACGAGAAGCTTAACAGCAAGCCGTCATACACTTTGGCGGCTTTTTTTATTGCAATTTTTGGCTGCGGCTACCTAATAAACCGTACTTACAAACAGATAAATGCAGACATGGCATCCCGATTTAAGTCAAAAAAGAAAATTAAACCAACACCACAGAAAGGATTAGATGATTAA
- a CDS encoding F0F1 ATP synthase subunit A: MINLLSRFAEAESKGPAIHITPSELFTYNGLHISNSMFYGVITSLVILLGLKIIARKMTLRPKRGIFQLVEIGTEFIISTIQNSLGSREKAIKYAPFFTSAFFFVMFSNWLGLLPGVGEAITYNHSPLFRPFTADLNGTLAASTVMMILVQVFAIRESGFKKHIRHYFAGSLKNPATYLLGIFELFSELTRIGSLALRLFLNVAIGEIIISIFTYLGSKIGPVTALPFVGLELFVGALQAYIFTMLTIMYLSAAIHHDHESEDHLQAELAKEATA; encoded by the coding sequence ATGATTAATTTACTTAGTAGATTTGCGGAAGCCGAAAGCAAAGGTCCGGCTATCCACATTACGCCGTCCGAGCTTTTTACTTACAATGGCCTACACATTAGTAATTCAATGTTTTATGGAGTTATAACATCCTTGGTTATACTGCTCGGGCTGAAAATTATTGCTCGCAAGATGACTCTGCGACCAAAGCGAGGCATTTTTCAGCTAGTCGAGATTGGTACGGAATTTATTATTAGTACCATTCAGAACTCGCTAGGTAGCCGTGAAAAAGCCATAAAGTATGCGCCGTTTTTCACTAGTGCGTTCTTTTTCGTGATGTTCTCTAACTGGCTTGGTCTACTACCAGGAGTTGGCGAAGCGATTACCTACAACCATTCACCGCTTTTTAGACCTTTTACGGCTGACTTGAACGGGACTCTTGCAGCTAGTACCGTGATGATGATTTTGGTGCAGGTTTTTGCGATCCGTGAGAGCGGCTTCAAAAAGCACATTCGCCACTACTTTGCTGGCTCGCTAAAAAATCCTGCTACTTATTTACTGGGTATCTTTGAGCTCTTCAGCGAACTAACCCGTATCGGTTCTTTGGCACTTAGGTTGTTCTTAAACGTTGCCATTGGCGAAATCATTATCTCGATCTTTACCTACCTAGGCAGCAAAATCGGGCCGGTCACTGCCCTGCCGTTTGTTGGCCTGGAGCTTTTCGTAGGCGCTTTACAGGCCTACATCTTCACCATGCTTACCATTATGTATCTGTCGGCAGCGATCCATCACGACCATGAGTCGGAGGATCATTTGCAGGCAGAGTTAGCCAAGGAGGCTACCGCATAA